One Malus domestica chromosome 11, GDT2T_hap1 genomic region harbors:
- the LOC103448714 gene encoding uncharacterized protein — protein sequence MAATSFLAASLVRRATVAFALSHPLLLTSSKLSCRRTLISFPLTPRLSSSASEICHLAQAIKGDVDGLLKGVADKTVIEEVKRVLEMARRASSRREVLHTNFLTPPVVKESMLALEKLADLKVVVQGGYPQAERCRISVGHPEGLTSDPDVIAALSITGNFGFQPCSHGDFLGAILGTGISREKLGDIILQGEKGAQVIVVPELVDFIISSLDKVSNVPVSFKRIPLIALDYEPPRTKSFKTIEASVRVDAIASAGFKLSRTKLVDLIRDGDVRVNWTPVTKNGATLKTGDIVSVRGKGRLRIGEINPTKKGKFAVELILYL from the exons ATGGCTGCCACCAGTTTCTTAGCAGCGTCACTTGTAAGAAGAGCAACCGTGGCGTTTGCTCTCTCGCATCCTCTTCTTCTGACAAGCAGCAAGCTTTCTTGCCGCAGGACCCTTATCTCCTTTCCTCTCACTCCTCGCTTAAGTTCTTCAG CTTCAGAAATATGCCATTTAGCTCAAGCTATAAAGGGGGATGTTGATGGTTTGCTTAAGGGAGTGGCAGACAAAACTGTTATTGAAGAAGTAAAACGTGTTCTCGAGATG GCTAGACGTGCATCATCGAGAAGGGAGGTTCTCCATACAAATTTTCTCACCCCTCCAGTGGTGAAGGAGTCAATGCTAGCATTGGAAAAGCTAGCTGATCTGAAAGTAGTTGTTCAAGGTGGATACCCGCAG GCTGAGCGGTGTCGGATTTCTGTAGGACATCCGGAAGGATTGACAAGTGATCCTGATGTAATTGCAGCATTGAG TATCACAGGAAACTTCGGGTTCCAGCCTTGTTCTCATGGTGATTTCCTAGGCGCAATTCTTGGTACAGGGATTTCTAGGGAGAAGCTTGGAGATATTATCTTGCAG GGGGAGAAGGGAGCTCAAGTCATTGTTGTTCCAGAACTTGTTGACTTCATCATATCATCACTCGACAAG GTTAGTAATGTGCCAGTATCTTTTAAGAGGATACCACTGATTGCTCTTGATTATGAACCGCCAAG GACTAAGTCGTTCAAAACCATAGAAGCATCAGTGAGAGTTGATGCTATAGCTAGTGCAGGATTTAAGTTATCACGGACAAAACTAGTTGATCTTATTCG TGATGGTGATGTGCGTGTGAACTGGACCCCTGTTACTAAAAATGGAGCTACACTCAAGACTGGTGATATTGTGTCGGTTAGAGGTAAAGGAAGACTAAGG ATAGGAGAAATTAACCCTACGAAGAAGGGGAAATTTGCAGTTGAGCTCATTCTTTATCTGTAA
- the LOC103448713 gene encoding uncharacterized protein, with amino-acid sequence MSGGLLRHLAYNLTSRCFTTVSRPLAPPFSSRFFPNPKPRHLSRPNSLAAANISTASSDPPTPSAEPNEPFASPFLSVQIRCQKHVADILSEALLCFGASSTSIDEEDDNDGKDEICIDSIFPEGEDVKTCISRAADSVSLKEMPSYEVKMGEQFDWITKTQESFHPVEVTEGLWIVPEWRIPPDAQATNIILNPGLAFGTGEHATTKLCLLLLRRLIKGRELFLDYGTGSGILAIAAVKFGAALSVGIDIDPQAITSARQNAALNNIGPEKMQLHLLPSKTSSTSRDSCGGVEDRSSSGVESILETNKYDVVIANILLNPLLDLADHIVSYAKPGAVVGLSGIISEQLPHIVERYSQLLEDVSITEMDDWACVHGTKKQNLSES; translated from the exons ATGTCAGGCGGATTGCTCAGACACCTTGCGTACAATCTCACCTCCCGCTGCTTCACCACCGTCTCTCGCCCTCTCGCTCCCCCATTCTCCTCCCGCTTCTTCCCAAACCCCAAACCCAGACACCTCTCCCGGCCCAATTCCCTCGCCGCCGCAAATATTTCCACTGCTTCTTCGGACCCTCCCACTCCCTCCGCCGAGCCCAACGAGCCCTTCGCTTCGCCTTTCCTCTCCGTTCAAATCCGCTGCCAAAAACATGTCGCT GATATACTTTCAGAAGCGCTGTTATGTTTCGGTGCAAGTTCTACAAGTATTGACGAAGAAGATGACAATGACGGAAAGGATGAG ATCTGCATTGATTCCATATTTCCTGAAGGCGAAGATGTAAAAACCTGCATTTCACGTGCTGCAGATTCCGTAAGTTTGAAAGAGATGCCTAGTTATGAAGTTAAGATGGGTGAGCAGTTCGACTGGATAACGAAAACTCAG GAATCATTCCATCCTGTTGAAGTTACTGAAGGACTTTGGATTGTGCCCGAGTGGAGAATTCCCCCG GATGCCCAAGCAACTAATATAATTCTAAATCCTGGATTGGCATTCGGAACCGGGGAGCATGCTACTACCAAGTTATGTCTATTGCTGCTCCGTAGATTGATAAAGGGAAGAGAATTATTCTTGGACTATGGCACAGGTTCTGGAATTCTCGCAATCGCTGCAGTTAAG TTTGGTGCTGCCTTATCAGTCGGAATTGATATAGATCCCCAAGCAATTACTTCGGCGCGGCAGAATGCTGCTCTGAACAACATAGGACCTGAAAAGATGCAATTGCACCTGCTCCCCAGCAAAACTAGCTCTACCTCGAGAGATTCATGCGGAGGTGTGGAAGATCGGAGCTCATCTGGAGTGGAATCCATCTTAGAAACAAACAAGTACGACGTGGTCATCGCAAATATACTTTTGAATCCCCTATTAGATTTGGCGGATCATATCGTCTCTTATGCAAAGCCTGGGGCAGTCGTCGGTCTCTCTGGCATTATCTCTGAGCAG CTTCCACATATCGTAGAGCGGTATTCACAGTTATTAGAAGACGTATCGATTACTGAGATGGATGATTGGGCCTGTGTTCATGGAACAAAGAAGCAGAATCTTTCTGAAAGCTAA
- the LOC103413301 gene encoding uncharacterized protein: protein MGKSSSSRTKKRSNVSSEARTRKKSKSKTKTREYRSKKLRRRDDSSSYSGEDDSRSLKSLSSFSSDDDLRSRRARSRARKDAKGSKKRAQRRSYSPDSSGDSPRRKKRKLAKKKNDKKTHLRKKPRRNVSVSSRSSASFRCSTCPSESISGDEIESKRHRGRPGKRNRVESGINKVESGTKKARYRSRSCSLCSQRSESGDCRSEEKVTYENNSRRLRSVVTVAEENEHGRWMDTDAHKEEITYDDDYPSCRSNDSNDGGGKRELDDRLDVAFEKRTEVESGKEEEAYVSNVLVMDLKDSCNILEKDCTGQDDGIGISGPANENKNEVSGAIISLPGEDLESILRQRALENLKRFKGKHQRISAVTTNQEDKTDIDLTQPSTAKVELVQIESPREGGARVVVAKSSEEDVAERVDATQSVEEANGPQERVSILSSQNLKKEPDRINSGSEFISAKQDVACPIEQVGCPIEQVAVGRKIKTTASLYKPNSTSPTLRGHLLEAHQTLKQEPASQEPPEEGLLVSESNVDKGASDIAQTVPQRSNRNGEDVKDSSDIQQDEATDGSQFEQKTMSVMRGSEMVQVSYKVYIPKKAPALARRQLKR, encoded by the exons ATGGGCAAGTCCTCTTCTTCTCGTACCAAGAAACGCTCCAATGTTTCCTCCGAg GCTCGAACAAGGAAGAAAAGTAAGAGTAAGACCAAAACAAGGGAATATAGATCCAAGAAGCTTCGCCGTCGTGACGATTCTTCTTCTTATTCCGGTGAGGATGATTCAAGAAGTTTGAAATCGTTATCGTCTTTTAGCTCAGATGATGATTTGAGAAGTAGAAGGGCTCGATCGCGCGCTAGGAAGGATGCAAAAGGGAGCAAGAAGAGGGCTCAGAGACGATCTTATAGCCCTGACAGCAGCGGGGACTCTCCCCGTAGAAAGAAGAGGAAATtggcaaagaagaagaatgataaGAAAACGCATTTGAGGAAGAAGCCTAGGAGGAATGTTAGCGTTAGTTCCAGGAGTAGCGCGTCGTTTAGGTGCTCAACTTGTCCGAGTGAGAGTATTAGCGGTGATGAGATTGAATCTAAGAGGCATAGGGGCAGACCTGGAAAACGAAACAGAGTTGAAAGTGGGATTAACAAGGTTGAAAGTGGGACTAAGAAGGCTAGGTATAGGTCAAGGAGTTGTTCTTTGTGCAGTCAGCGTAGCGAGAGTGGTGATTGTCGGAGTGAGGAAAAAGTGACATATGAGAACAATTCGAGGAGGTTGAGATCTGTAGTTACGGTAGCAGAAGAAAACGAGCATGGAAGATGGATGGATACGGATGCGCACAAAGAAGAGATTACATATGATGACGACTACCCTTCTTGTAGGAGTAATGATAGTAATGATGGAGGGGGCAAGAGGGAGTTGGATGATCGTTTGGATGTTGCATTTGAGAAGAGAACGGAAGTAGAGAGTGGGAAAGAGGAAGAAGCTTATGTTTCTAATGTTCTAGTCATGGATCTCAAAGATAGTTGTAACATTTTGGAAAAAGATTGTACGGGCCAAGATGATGGAATCGGGATTTCTGGTCCTGCTAATGAAAATAAGAATGAGGTTTCTGGGGCAATCATTAGTCTGCCAGGTGAGGATCTGGAATCAATTTTAAGACAAAGGGCTTTGGAAAATCTAAAAAGGTTCAAAGGAAAGCATCAAAGAATTTCAGCGGTAACTACCAATCAGGAAGACAAGACCGACATTGATTTGACACAGCCGTCCACTGCAAAGGTTGAATTGGTTCAAATAGAATCGCCCAGGGAGGGTGGTGCTAGAGTGGTTGTAGCAAAGTCATCCGAGGAGGATGTTGCTGAAAGGGTTGATGCAACGCAATCAGTAGAAGAGGCCAATGGGCCTCAAGAGAGAGTTTCCATTCTTTCTTCCCAAAACCTGAAAAAGGAACCCGATAGGATTAATAGTGGCAGTGAATTTATCTCTGCCAAGCAAGATGTTGCTTGTCCAATAGAGCAAGTTGGTTGTCCAATAGAGCAAGTGGCTGTCGGCAGAAAGATTAAGACCACTGCTTCGCTCTATAAaccaaactcgacttcaccaaCCTTGAGGGGCCATTTGCTAGAAGCTCACCAAACGCTGAAACAAGAACCTGCTTCGCAGGAACCTCCCGAGGAAGGATTGTTGGTGAGTGAGAGTAATGTAGATAAGGGTGCTTCTGATATTGCCCAAACCGTGCCCCAAAGAAGCAATAGAAACGGTGAAGATGTCAAAGATAGTTCTGATATACAGCAAGATGAAGCTACTGATGGCTCACAGTTTGAGCAGAAAACAATGTCGGTGATGCGAGGTAGCGAAATGGTACAG GTGAGTTACAAGGTTTACATCCCTAAGAAAGCTCCTGCTCTGGCGAGGAGGCAACTCAAGCGCTGA